One genomic window of Evansella cellulosilytica DSM 2522 includes the following:
- a CDS encoding CoA transferase subunit B: MSINRKAIREKIAKRAEKEIYDGAYVNLGIGMPTMVANYISENKQVILQSENGLLGIGPFPTEEELDPDLINAGKETVTTVDGASYFSSAESFAMIRGGHIDVAILGAMEVAENGDLANWMIPGKMIKGMGGAMDLVHGAKKVVIIMEHVNRHGEPKIVDKCSLPLTGKRVVDRIITDRAVIDVTDEGLILKEIIGEYSFEEIQSSTEPTLKKGY, translated from the coding sequence ATGAGTATTAACCGTAAAGCGATTCGTGAAAAAATTGCTAAAAGAGCGGAAAAGGAAATTTATGACGGTGCATATGTTAATTTAGGAATTGGAATGCCAACAATGGTTGCAAATTATATTTCAGAAAATAAACAAGTCATACTTCAATCAGAAAATGGCTTATTAGGAATTGGTCCATTTCCTACGGAGGAAGAACTTGACCCTGATCTGATTAACGCTGGAAAAGAGACAGTAACGACAGTTGATGGAGCATCTTATTTTAGTAGTGCTGAATCTTTTGCAATGATTCGAGGTGGACACATTGATGTAGCTATATTAGGAGCTATGGAAGTTGCAGAAAATGGTGATTTAGCAAATTGGATGATACCTGGAAAAATGATTAAAGGAATGGGCGGAGCGATGGATCTTGTTCACGGAGCTAAAAAAGTCGTCATTATTATGGAGCATGTCAATCGACACGGAGAACCTAAAATAGTTGATAAATGCTCCTTACCTTTAACAGGAAAACGAGTTGTCGACAGAATCATTACCGATAGAGCTGTCATTGATGTTACAGATGAAGGGTTAATATTAAAAGAAATCATTGGAGAATATTCATTTGAAGAAATTCAATCAAGTACAGAACCGACATTAAAAAAAGGATACTAG
- a CDS encoding alpha/beta-type small acid-soluble spore protein, which translates to MANNNSSNQLLVPGVQQALDQMKYEIAQEFGVQLGADATSRANGSVGGEITKRLVSMAEQQFGGQQQ; encoded by the coding sequence ATGGCAAACAACAACAGTTCAAATCAACTTCTTGTACCTGGTGTACAACAAGCCTTAGACCAAATGAAGTATGAAATTGCACAAGAGTTTGGTGTTCAGCTTGGTGCAGATGCTACTTCTCGTGCTAACGGGTCTGTTGGTGGAGAAATTACGAAGCGTTTAGTATCTATGGCTGAGCAGCAATTTGGTGGTCAGCAACAATAA
- a CDS encoding ABC transporter ATP-binding protein, translating to MAEITFKGLYKIYDGDVQAVTDFNLDIEDKEFIVFVGPSGCGKSTTLRMVAGLEDISKGELYIGDTLVNDVAPKDRDIAMVFQNYALYPHMNVFDNMAFGLKLRKFPKEEIKERVTNAAKILGLEEMLDRKPKAMSGGQRQRVALGRAIVRNPKVFLMDEPLSNLDAKLRVQMRAEITKLHQRLQTTTIYVTHDQTEAMTMATRIVVMKDGYIQQVGRPKDIYDNPDNVFVGGFIGSPSMNFLSGTLKNGYFVVANSEFKIKVPEGKLKALESYNNKEVLLGIRPEDIHDEPVFIEASPEAKIEAKIDVSELMGAETFLYSKVEDQNIIARVDSRTDVNSGDTLTLAFDMNKCHFFDVDTEERIR from the coding sequence ATGGCAGAAATTACTTTTAAAGGTCTTTACAAAATTTATGACGGAGATGTACAAGCGGTAACTGATTTCAACCTTGATATCGAAGACAAAGAATTTATCGTATTCGTTGGTCCATCAGGTTGTGGTAAATCAACAACTCTACGTATGGTTGCGGGACTTGAAGATATTTCAAAAGGAGAGCTTTACATCGGAGACACACTAGTAAACGATGTAGCACCTAAAGATCGTGACATCGCAATGGTATTCCAAAACTATGCCCTTTATCCTCACATGAACGTATTTGATAACATGGCATTTGGTCTTAAGCTTCGTAAATTTCCGAAAGAAGAGATTAAAGAGCGTGTTACAAATGCTGCTAAAATTCTAGGTCTTGAAGAAATGTTAGATCGTAAGCCAAAAGCAATGTCTGGTGGTCAGCGTCAACGTGTTGCTTTAGGACGTGCAATCGTACGTAACCCTAAAGTATTCTTAATGGATGAGCCATTATCAAACCTTGATGCGAAGCTTCGTGTACAAATGCGTGCTGAGATTACAAAGCTTCACCAACGCTTACAAACAACAACAATTTACGTTACGCATGACCAAACGGAAGCGATGACAATGGCAACACGTATCGTTGTTATGAAAGATGGTTATATCCAACAAGTTGGTCGTCCAAAAGATATTTATGATAACCCTGATAACGTGTTTGTTGGTGGATTTATCGGATCTCCTTCAATGAACTTCCTTAGTGGAACTTTAAAAAATGGCTATTTCGTAGTAGCAAATTCTGAATTTAAAATCAAAGTTCCTGAAGGTAAATTAAAAGCGCTAGAAAGCTACAACAACAAAGAGGTATTACTAGGTATTCGTCCTGAAGATATCCATGATGAGCCTGTATTTATCGAAGCTTCTCCTGAAGCTAAAATTGAAGCTAAAATCGACGTTTCTGAGTTAATGGGTGCTGAGACTTTCCTTTACTCAAAAGTAGAAGATCAAAATATTATTGCAAGAGTAGACTCTCGTACTGACGTTAACAGTGGTGACACTTTAACACTTGCATTTGATATGAACAAATGTCACTTCTTTGATGTTGACACTGAAGAGCGTATTCGCTAA
- a CDS encoding PucR family transcriptional regulator, with protein MLNRLKSKYAYAIVDDPYTISSAFRLTVADANGDVLTFDKRQLEFEEKDMLETIFDVIDPRSVIASPGIEEDLYTWLVNEEDTELSLIKKYISLPCRIIHFYIKGSLSEQSDFEEAMKSLFPSSVVFLWLNPFKGILIEKIDNDSDESPTEKSIVDTIASDFYVQLSLYIGTTISSLENLRSQFSWEDRVFDIVKKVIPSKNIFIEQEVIPFLMMNDLTDETKKTMSEMLSPVIEDQALLDSVKVFLECNMNVSLAAKKMYMHRNTLQYRVDKFIEKTSIDIKQFPNAVAVYFMFAMLHLHRED; from the coding sequence ATGTTAAATCGCTTAAAATCTAAATACGCATATGCAATTGTAGATGATCCATATACAATCTCGTCCGCATTCAGGCTAACTGTTGCTGATGCAAATGGAGATGTTCTAACTTTCGATAAACGTCAACTAGAATTCGAAGAAAAAGATATGTTGGAAACTATTTTCGACGTGATAGACCCTCGATCTGTCATCGCCTCACCCGGAATTGAAGAAGACTTATATACTTGGCTAGTAAACGAAGAAGATACTGAATTATCGCTTATAAAAAAATATATTTCCTTACCATGTCGGATTATTCACTTCTATATAAAAGGATCATTAAGCGAACAAAGTGATTTTGAGGAAGCGATGAAAAGCTTATTTCCCTCAAGTGTTGTATTTCTTTGGTTAAATCCATTTAAGGGAATTCTCATTGAAAAAATAGACAACGACTCTGATGAATCACCCACAGAGAAGTCAATTGTCGATACGATCGCTTCTGATTTTTATGTGCAGTTATCACTATATATTGGTACAACGATATCTTCTCTCGAGAACTTGAGATCGCAGTTTTCTTGGGAAGATCGCGTGTTCGATATTGTCAAAAAAGTAATCCCTTCTAAAAATATTTTTATTGAACAAGAAGTAATTCCGTTTCTCATGATGAATGACTTAACAGATGAAACGAAAAAGACAATGTCTGAAATGCTTTCTCCCGTTATTGAAGATCAAGCATTGCTTGATTCAGTAAAAGTTTTTTTAGAATGTAACATGAACGTAAGCCTTGCAGCTAAAAAAATGTACATGCACCGCAACACGCTTCAATATAGAGTAGACAAATTTATTGAGAAAACATCAATAGATATAAAACAATTCCCGAATGCAGTAGCTGTCTACTTCATGTTCGCCATGCTACATTTACATAGGGAAGATTAA
- a CDS encoding YheC/YheD family protein: MTKNIIILTGKGKTRLFTGEEKYYKELSLNLVNNGANAYILPIHSNESEWTAYYWDNNKAKWLSTPCPIPNAVYNRYARTTKHNNSNITNYLNWLERESIPYFNRSFFQKEDIFKLIKEHKQLKYYFPMTRRLEKYSDLKKFIQRFPNIFIKDSEGSQGKGIWKIEKHHFDYTLHTQQKTFKQLRDKQLQHIITSIINDRQLLMQQAISSVKQQDNPYDFRVLMLYYNNCWTLVGIGVRVAANDRYTTHVPQGGRIASLTEVPLSPSPTKVTAIGDMLGKTLQDHYRNVKEFSFDVVMDNSNQIWIVDVNSKPMSFDEPAIQNKRIQLISHILISL; the protein is encoded by the coding sequence TTGACAAAAAACATTATCATATTAACTGGAAAAGGGAAAACTCGTTTATTTACTGGTGAAGAAAAATATTATAAAGAGCTTTCTTTGAATTTAGTTAATAATGGTGCAAATGCTTATATACTCCCTATCCATTCTAATGAATCGGAATGGACGGCATATTATTGGGATAATAACAAAGCAAAATGGTTATCGACACCTTGCCCTATCCCTAACGCCGTTTATAATCGTTACGCTCGTACGACAAAACATAATAATTCAAACATTACAAACTACTTAAATTGGCTAGAGAGAGAGAGTATCCCTTACTTTAATCGCAGCTTTTTTCAAAAAGAGGACATCTTTAAATTAATAAAAGAACATAAACAGCTTAAGTATTATTTTCCTATGACAAGAAGGCTAGAAAAATATAGTGACTTAAAAAAATTTATACAAAGGTTCCCTAATATATTCATAAAGGATTCTGAAGGGTCCCAAGGTAAAGGAATTTGGAAAATAGAAAAGCATCATTTTGACTACACTCTACACACGCAGCAAAAAACGTTTAAGCAATTAAGAGATAAGCAATTACAGCATATTATTACATCCATTATCAACGATAGACAACTTTTAATGCAGCAAGCAATATCCTCGGTTAAACAACAAGATAATCCATATGATTTTCGTGTTTTAATGCTCTACTATAATAATTGTTGGACATTAGTTGGTATTGGAGTGAGGGTTGCTGCCAATGATCGGTACACGACCCACGTACCTCAAGGAGGCAGAATTGCATCATTAACAGAAGTTCCACTTTCCCCTTCTCCCACTAAAGTAACAGCAATTGGTGATATGTTAGGGAAGACCTTACAAGATCATTACAGAAATGTGAAGGAATTCTCCTTCGATGTTGTGATGGACAATTCAAATCAAATTTGGATTGTAGATGTTAATAGTAAACCTATGTCTTTCGACGAACCTGCCATTCAAAATAAAAGAATTCAATTGATATCTCATATATTAATTTCTTTATAA
- a CDS encoding YheC/YheD family protein: MTIKVLVKQREMNDNDDNDLYFPISLLKEWNLNEGDLQTIIYGTKEVRCKVNALKGDSHSICELSKEAWSYFSLPFSISLSINRISNNKMVLGPITGIYTAGFTGSILRPVGDRSFLLAKYIHAARCIGAFAYVFGAHHINWEEEMIEGYTFSDSGWKKVIVPFPDVIYDRLPNRRTEAHPLFSNAREKLQSKYEIPWFNPGFFDKSKIYDILIQLDEVNHLLPKTISAPTQDEIIAFIHEQEHVYMKPKNGSLGVGIHQITYDPNSSFYYCRFRDNTRNRLRRYSSLLHLLKTQFKQGYDQYVIQQGISLMKYQNNPIDFRVHTNKDEKGIWRMSAIAAKIAGPGSVTTHVKSGGHIKLIEEIWEDLDLNKSLLNNIKHTALRLSSAIDKKTDGYIGEIGFDIGVDEQERIWMFEANSKPGRTIFSHPKLSKEDLLTRKMPIQYAIYLYESMIESLYSKKITLIQ, from the coding sequence GTGACTATTAAAGTGCTGGTAAAGCAGCGTGAAATGAATGATAATGATGACAACGATTTGTATTTCCCGATCTCATTATTAAAAGAATGGAATTTAAACGAAGGTGATTTACAAACAATCATATATGGTACAAAAGAAGTCCGGTGTAAAGTTAACGCTTTAAAAGGTGATTCACATAGCATATGTGAATTATCGAAAGAAGCTTGGAGTTATTTCTCGCTCCCTTTTTCCATTTCACTTTCTATTAATCGGATTTCTAATAATAAAATGGTACTCGGACCAATTACCGGCATCTATACTGCTGGATTTACAGGAAGTATATTACGCCCTGTAGGTGACCGCTCGTTTTTATTGGCTAAGTATATTCATGCGGCAAGATGCATCGGTGCATTTGCGTATGTATTTGGTGCTCACCATATTAACTGGGAAGAAGAAATGATTGAAGGATATACGTTTTCTGATTCAGGATGGAAAAAAGTTATCGTTCCTTTTCCAGACGTCATATACGACAGATTGCCTAATCGACGTACAGAGGCACATCCCCTTTTTTCTAATGCAAGAGAAAAGTTACAAAGCAAGTACGAAATCCCGTGGTTTAATCCAGGTTTTTTTGATAAATCAAAGATTTATGACATACTCATTCAATTAGATGAAGTGAATCATCTACTCCCAAAAACGATTAGCGCACCGACACAGGATGAAATAATTGCATTCATTCATGAACAAGAGCATGTTTATATGAAGCCAAAAAATGGTAGTTTAGGAGTCGGAATACATCAAATTACGTATGATCCAAATAGTAGTTTTTATTATTGTCGTTTTAGAGACAACACTAGAAATAGATTAAGGCGATATAGCTCATTATTACACTTACTTAAAACGCAGTTTAAACAAGGTTATGACCAGTATGTGATTCAACAAGGGATATCTTTGATGAAATATCAGAATAACCCTATTGATTTTAGAGTGCATACGAACAAGGATGAGAAAGGAATATGGAGAATGAGTGCAATTGCTGCCAAAATTGCTGGTCCAGGAAGTGTAACTACTCATGTAAAAAGTGGTGGTCATATTAAATTAATTGAGGAGATTTGGGAAGATTTAGACTTAAACAAGTCTCTATTAAATAATATAAAGCATACTGCCCTTAGATTGAGCAGCGCAATAGATAAAAAAACAGATGGTTATATTGGGGAAATAGGCTTTGACATAGGAGTAGATGAACAGGAAAGAATTTGGATGTTTGAGGCAAATTCAAAACCTGGTAGAACAATATTCTCACACCCAAAATTATCAAAAGAAGATCTATTAACCCGGAAAATGCCCATTCAGTATGCCATCTATTTATATGAGTCAATGATTGAAAGTTTGTATTCAAAGAAAATTACTTTGATTCAATAA
- a CDS encoding YheC/YheD family protein, with amino-acid sequence MVSLGFLQLKTDGHDEYIHKVAIASASKHFSVYRFSPFDYDVKRNRVNGLKFDCKTNEWRNECFPLPKYIYDRTAFSHHPIDYKRLIHFRISKIEEQTTFLNSNLPCKWYVYQKLKDSTLIKPFLPHTEIVTFHTLKLFLNQYKKVVLKPNIGSGGNGIYVIENKKHFYSIRNGEMTQEYIIDKSINDLYNYVKDHILSKTYLIQPFLSIQKNDYPFDLRIVVQKKATNCWDIIGKGYRKGKKKSLLSNLHAGGEVCVNMKLPRKTRKYIDPVVENIIPHIPQLLEDRNNRFFELGIDLGIDIYGDIWLLEVNSKPGYKTVLEFTDNKDDHIFSGLKNMINHIETSSLS; translated from the coding sequence GTGGTTTCATTAGGTTTCTTACAATTAAAAACAGATGGACACGATGAATACATTCATAAAGTCGCAATAGCTAGTGCTTCCAAACATTTTTCAGTATACCGTTTCAGCCCTTTCGATTATGATGTTAAACGTAACCGTGTCAATGGTCTCAAATTTGATTGCAAAACGAATGAATGGAGAAATGAATGTTTCCCTCTCCCAAAATATATATACGATAGAACAGCTTTTTCTCATCATCCTATTGATTATAAAAGGTTAATACATTTCCGTATAAGTAAAATAGAGGAACAGACAACATTTTTAAATAGTAACTTACCTTGTAAATGGTATGTTTATCAAAAATTAAAAGATAGCACCTTAATAAAACCATTTTTGCCACATACAGAAATTGTAACTTTTCATACACTCAAGCTATTTTTAAATCAATATAAAAAAGTAGTGTTAAAGCCTAATATAGGATCAGGTGGTAACGGCATATATGTCATAGAAAATAAGAAGCATTTCTATTCTATTCGGAATGGTGAAATGACCCAGGAGTATATAATAGATAAAAGCATAAATGATTTATATAATTATGTAAAAGACCATATACTTTCAAAAACTTATTTAATTCAGCCTTTTTTATCGATACAAAAAAATGACTATCCGTTTGATTTAAGAATAGTAGTTCAAAAAAAAGCGACGAATTGTTGGGATATCATCGGTAAGGGGTATAGAAAAGGAAAGAAAAAATCTCTTCTATCTAACCTCCACGCTGGTGGAGAAGTGTGTGTAAATATGAAGCTACCACGGAAAACGAGAAAATATATAGATCCCGTAGTCGAAAATATAATCCCTCATATACCACAGCTATTAGAGGACCGTAACAATCGATTCTTTGAACTTGGAATTGATTTAGGAATAGATATTTACGGTGACATTTGGCTATTAGAAGTCAATTCTAAGCCTGGCTACAAGACCGTACTCGAATTTACAGATAATAAAGACGATCACATTTTTAGTGGACTTAAAAATATGATTAATCATATCGAAACAAGTAGTCTTTCTTAA
- a CDS encoding YheC/YheD family protein has translation MLSIPFYISNIEEKQDLHPNNCVIPAKIASIWKIDDTVEHHATLTNHFISKNIEIVVDPYLDDHMIQLPPQVIHHLRLNKNCNIQCLYDRNTNTFHLGPSIGVVVGDVYDEEHPFGPLTPYLTEMGKTATQLYYFFIVFSYKDVQGSFINGFCYQDGKWNKCITPLPHVIYNRIGRRDQEWSQSGKTFFKRLNEMNIPHFNDRFIHKWDTFSYLFEEPILRPYLPETKHLTSKDVLYDLLEKYKSSYLKPFWGKEGSGIIKVLKNEGTYFLTYPHDQGWLTKKVTADEELFTILKERVNKRPYLIQQTIDINKLDDAPIDFRILCIKDINGYWQACSAVGRIGKKDTIVSNLSQGGVQKKIVSILSNWMNEDDALQTERFLHELAVEAAYAIDNRAGGVFGELGFDFIIDKNNQVWVLEVNIKPSKGDSLQIDNHVLPSVKYLLIYAASIVGFAII, from the coding sequence ATGCTTTCTATACCGTTTTATATATCTAATATTGAAGAAAAGCAAGACTTACATCCTAATAACTGTGTTATCCCAGCTAAAATAGCGTCTATATGGAAAATAGATGATACAGTAGAACATCATGCAACACTGACGAATCATTTCATCTCAAAAAATATTGAGATTGTTGTTGATCCCTATTTAGATGATCATATGATTCAATTACCACCACAAGTAATACACCATTTACGTCTCAATAAAAACTGTAATATCCAATGTTTATACGATAGAAATACAAATACGTTTCATCTTGGTCCAAGTATCGGTGTTGTAGTTGGAGATGTTTATGATGAGGAGCACCCATTTGGACCATTAACGCCGTATTTAACAGAAATGGGGAAAACAGCAACACAGCTTTATTACTTCTTTATCGTTTTTTCATACAAGGATGTCCAAGGTTCCTTTATCAACGGTTTTTGTTACCAAGATGGAAAGTGGAACAAATGCATAACACCTCTCCCACACGTTATTTATAATCGAATCGGTAGGCGTGATCAAGAATGGTCACAAAGTGGAAAAACTTTCTTTAAAAGATTAAATGAAATGAATATTCCTCATTTTAACGATCGTTTTATTCATAAATGGGATACATTTTCCTATTTATTTGAGGAACCTATACTTCGCCCTTACTTACCAGAAACAAAACATCTTACGTCAAAAGATGTTTTGTACGACTTGCTGGAAAAATATAAAAGTAGCTATTTAAAGCCTTTTTGGGGAAAAGAGGGCTCTGGAATTATTAAAGTCTTGAAAAATGAAGGTACCTATTTTCTTACTTATCCACATGACCAAGGATGGTTAACTAAAAAGGTAACAGCTGATGAAGAACTATTTACAATACTAAAAGAAAGAGTAAATAAAAGGCCATACTTAATACAGCAAACAATTGATATTAACAAGCTTGACGATGCCCCAATAGACTTTAGGATATTGTGCATTAAAGATATAAATGGTTACTGGCAAGCTTGTTCTGCAGTAGGAAGAATAGGGAAAAAGGATACGATCGTATCTAACTTGTCGCAAGGAGGCGTCCAAAAGAAGATAGTGTCTATCTTAAGTAATTGGATGAATGAAGACGATGCTCTACAAACAGAACGTTTTCTTCACGAATTGGCAGTAGAGGCTGCCTATGCTATCGATAATAGAGCCGGTGGTGTTTTTGGAGAATTAGGGTTTGATTTTATTATTGATAAAAATAACCAAGTTTGGGTTCTTGAAGTCAATATAAAGCCTTCAAAGGGGGATTCTCTACAGATTGATAATCACGTATTACCGTCAGTAAAATATCTTCTCATTTACGCTGCTTCGATCGTCGGCTTTGCAATAATATAG
- a CDS encoding DUF445 domain-containing protein: protein MIMEMTWLLSLVVVGAIIGGGTNVLAIRMLFRPYKPIQIASIRIPFTPGLIPKRREELADQLGRMVEEHLITPEGISRRIFHQSFLKLMEEKLKEAVLQFMRREESLAHWLNSHEDKIGSLSRIDVKVQEAMNGKIISLIDEYKGKKIKDILLEEWIIKLESQIPTFSSKLLNKAELYVQSPEGEEVVKQMLSRFFDSKGNVGSFFGKMLQRTSPTTLIIKELTKLLQDDKTKEVVSSWIRNEMKEQIDKTPEQLLGKMNVETNVLFFSERLMGEIPIIGEMHQPINQWSQRYENVILHTLLPKVVDITINVLQINLKSAVKRIGIRDIVTEQVNAFPLRRLETILLTIAKKELKMIAVLGAAIGAMIGLVQGVSLLFFL from the coding sequence ATGATAATGGAAATGACTTGGTTACTCTCTCTCGTCGTAGTAGGTGCGATTATTGGTGGAGGGACGAATGTTTTAGCGATACGTATGCTTTTTCGCCCATATAAACCCATTCAAATCGCTTCAATTCGAATTCCCTTTACTCCAGGGTTGATTCCAAAAAGGCGCGAGGAATTGGCTGATCAGTTAGGAAGAATGGTAGAGGAGCATCTTATTACACCAGAGGGTATATCACGGAGAATTTTTCATCAATCTTTTTTAAAACTGATGGAAGAAAAATTAAAAGAAGCAGTGCTTCAATTTATGCGTAGAGAGGAAAGCTTAGCTCATTGGTTAAATTCACATGAAGATAAAATAGGTTCTTTATCAAGAATAGATGTGAAGGTGCAAGAAGCAATGAACGGTAAAATAATATCACTCATCGATGAATACAAAGGTAAAAAGATAAAGGACATCCTCTTAGAAGAATGGATCATAAAGCTTGAATCGCAAATTCCAACCTTTTCATCCAAGCTATTAAATAAAGCTGAGTTGTACGTACAATCGCCAGAAGGAGAAGAAGTTGTAAAGCAAATGCTTTCAAGATTTTTCGATTCAAAGGGGAATGTTGGATCTTTCTTTGGTAAAATGCTGCAGCGGACGTCTCCTACAACTCTCATCATAAAAGAGCTTACAAAGCTATTGCAGGATGATAAAACGAAAGAAGTAGTAAGTAGTTGGATAAGAAATGAGATGAAGGAACAAATAGATAAAACACCAGAGCAATTGTTAGGGAAAATGAATGTAGAAACGAATGTTTTGTTTTTTTCTGAAAGATTGATGGGTGAGATTCCTATCATTGGTGAAATGCATCAGCCTATTAACCAATGGTCACAACGTTACGAAAATGTTATATTGCACACATTATTACCAAAAGTGGTCGATATTACGATTAATGTCCTCCAAATAAACTTAAAGTCAGCAGTTAAGAGAATTGGGATAAGAGACATTGTTACTGAGCAAGTGAATGCGTTTCCGCTTCGCAGATTAGAAACTATTTTACTTACAATTGCAAAAAAGGAGTTGAAAATGATAGCTGTCCTTGGAGCTGCAATTGGTGCAATGATAGGACTAGTACAAGGTGTTAGTTTACTATTTTTTTTATAG
- a CDS encoding YlbF family regulator: MANPFDKAKELATVLKDSDEFATLKNLHDEVNNDEVAKRMLDNFRNVQLELQQKQMQGAQITEEEIQQAQKQFELVQQHGTISKLMEAEQKMSQVISDINRVITEPLEELYGAGEPQEG, encoded by the coding sequence ATGGCTAATCCGTTTGATAAGGCGAAAGAGCTAGCTACAGTACTAAAGGACAGCGATGAATTTGCTACGTTAAAGAACTTACATGATGAGGTGAACAATGATGAAGTTGCTAAACGTATGTTAGACAACTTCCGTAATGTTCAACTAGAGCTACAACAAAAGCAAATGCAGGGCGCCCAAATTACTGAAGAAGAAATTCAACAAGCCCAAAAGCAATTTGAATTAGTACAACAGCACGGAACAATTTCAAAGCTAATGGAAGCAGAACAAAAAATGAGTCAAGTCATTAGTGACATTAACCGTGTAATTACTGAACCGTTAGAAGAATTATACGGTGCAGGTGAACCACAAGAAGGTTAA
- a CDS encoding AraC family transcriptional regulator has translation MYHSLNLPNETIGFRTHEKVIGTLVDIHVVGKQYVHSHDYYWDGMKRNDKNTFIFQYTLSGEGAVFIEGKTHKVQQGQGFMLEVPGEHIYYLPSHSHHWEFIFLTLRGQAAADCWRYVNRKVGPIINIPIESALIEQVVNVYELAFKKNLIDHYFASSKAYQFVMECYRYFKSFKAKEQMPDTITQAINFINKNYKASFSVQDVATNINLSKYYFIKLFKESMNMTPGQYITKVRLEQAINLLSHTELTVKEIAMQVGYGDDNYFNKAFRKVVGTSPGEFRRSKHLPFDRLIIQ, from the coding sequence ATGTATCATTCATTAAACTTACCAAACGAAACGATAGGTTTTAGAACACATGAAAAAGTAATAGGGACGTTAGTAGATATTCATGTTGTCGGAAAACAATATGTTCATTCTCACGATTATTACTGGGACGGTATGAAAAGAAATGATAAAAATACATTTATTTTTCAATACACTTTGTCAGGGGAAGGCGCTGTTTTTATTGAGGGGAAAACGCATAAAGTTCAACAAGGGCAAGGGTTTATGCTTGAAGTACCAGGGGAGCACATTTATTATCTTCCATCACATAGCCATCATTGGGAATTTATTTTTCTTACTTTAAGAGGTCAAGCAGCGGCTGATTGCTGGAGATATGTTAATAGAAAAGTAGGACCTATTATAAATATTCCAATCGAGTCTGCGCTTATTGAGCAAGTGGTAAATGTGTATGAACTTGCTTTTAAAAAGAACCTTATAGACCACTATTTCGCTTCCTCGAAAGCATATCAGTTTGTTATGGAATGCTATCGTTATTTTAAATCATTTAAAGCGAAGGAACAGATGCCAGATACAATTACACAGGCCATCAACTTTATTAATAAAAATTATAAAGCATCTTTTTCCGTACAAGATGTTGCTACTAATATCAACTTATCAAAATATTACTTTATTAAGCTTTTTAAAGAGTCCATGAACATGACACCTGGGCAATATATAACAAAAGTGAGACTAGAACAAGCTATTAACCTATTAAGTCATACAGAATTAACGGTAAAAGAAATTGCCATGCAGGTCGGTTATGGAGACGACAATTATTTTAACAAAGCATTTCGAAAAGTAGTCGGGACATCCCCTGGTGAATTTCGTAGAAGTAAGCATTTACCATTTGACAGACTAATTATCCAATAA